Within Ptiloglossa arizonensis isolate GNS036 chromosome 8, iyPtiAriz1_principal, whole genome shotgun sequence, the genomic segment ATCGAAGCAATCTTAAAAGCAATTTAAAATGTTCATTAAACGTTTGTGTTGTAATATGCGTAACATAcgcatgaatatttataaaaataaaattttaaataaaacttgatagaattattaaaaattttaaacagtgGATATCAAAATAGATGTAAATAAAGTAATCCAttaatatttactatttaaaagaaatattttttctagtTTTAATACAAAGTTtatttggatttatttttcTGATGAAACCTGACTATGTTTTATGttcaatattttgaattttaagtAGGTTTACATCGTTTAGTACTTATGATTTTGTGAACTTATGGATAATTAGTTTTTTGTGTCTTGTAGTACATGCATGAAAATGAAAGTAAAGTCTATATCGATGTTAATGAAATGGCAGATGCTTTGcaaaaaaaatatcgagattATCGAATTAAGAAGCGAGGTCCCTTTAGGACTTTAGTGCGCACAGCGTATGATGAACTTACAGAGATGTTTGCAAACAAATATGGTTCTCGAGAGTGGTCTGCTTGTGACGATGAGGATGATgaagaagaagttgatgttgaAGTATTTACATATatgttatttgaatattttgatatACAACACCAAtccttaaaaaaaatttattggtTTTAGTCAGACCCTAGAAGGACCATGTTGAGTGGTatgttgttaaaaatgtataaaaaatcacgaaacaaacaaaatggAAATTCTAGTGATAAAGAATTGATAGACATTAGTAGTGATGATGATGTAAGCAAAGTGGAATCAAATTCTTGTAATAAGATGAACAAACCTGAAATTGTAGAAAAGAGTCTACAAGAAAAACCAGGTCCATCTTCGCACGTAGATAAGCCTGAACCTGCTAAAGAAATTGAACAACCAAGAATAGTAATTCttaatcttttttttattcttattaaGTTTTTGAATTTTATCATTTGATACTATCTAGCTTAATAGCATTATGAAATGAAAGTTATGTTAAAATATTAGTGGTACAATTTACAATATATAAATGTACAATACAGTAACTTATATTTTTGATTATAGTCTGTGAAAGACACACGACAGATTACAACAACCACAGCAGAACAGTTTACCAGAAAACGACAACGTGATAAAGATACTGATAATAGTCAATTTATATTCATGAAAAAAGTCAAAGGAGTACCTGTCTCTGAACCAAAAGTCACATTTTCAGACATGGGAGGATGCGATAAAGTGTTAAAAACTGTATGTAAATTACTTGCACATATGAAGCATCCAGAAATCTTTAAACAGCTTGGAATATCACCACCAAGAGGATTTTTACTTCATGGTCCACCTGGTTGTGGAAAGACGTTACTAGGGCATGCTATTGCAGGAGTAatatattattgtaaataaatatgttCTACTCtctatataattattaattctttattttaaaattaggaATTAGGAATACCTTTGCTAAAAGTAGCAGCACCTGAATTGGTGGCTGGAGTATCAGGTGAAAGTGAAGCACGAATTAGAGAATTATTTGAACAGGCACTTGCCCTGTCACCTTGTGTCATCTTTTTGGATGAAATCGATGCTGTAGCACCACATAGAGCTACTGCTCAaagagaaatggagagacgaatcgTTGCACAATTATTGTCATGTTTAGATGgtagattattattaatattattattattaaataataataggtatttaattttcaatttaattaaaagaaaaacattttatttaatagaATTGAGTTTAAAGGAAAACGGTATTGGAGTATTAGTACTTGGAGCAACAAATCGACCTGATTCATTAGATCCAGCATTGAGAAGAGCTGGTCGTTTTGATCATGAAGTGTGTCTTGGAATACCAAATAGAGATGCAAGAACAAAAATTCTAACTGTGCACACAGAAAAAGTAGCACTTGCTCCTAACGTTAGTTTATCTACAATAGCTTCACTTACACCAGGTTTTGTTGGTGCCGATTTAGTTGCATTAATTAGAGAAGCAGCTATGGCAGCTGTGGATAGGTAAAACCTACTGTTTTAATATTTACTggatatttaaacaatatttcatTCACTATGATTATACCTTTATTGATTTGTTGTTATTAGGATACTTGAAGACATAAATAGATCAGAACCAGACACTAAATCAGCAGAATCGAGAGAAGTTAATAGTGACACTGAAAAAGAATCACAGAACTTTCAAAACTCTGGCAATTTAGACGAAGAAATAACTGTTGAATCACCTACCTCGGAtcagaataatgtttctaaattAAATAAGACGAACAATCCCGAAAGTCCACAAGCGACAGTAGAGATGGATGTACAAGAAAATTCAAAGTCTCCAGATTTAGCAGGATTACTTACTTGGTTACGTAATGATCCACCAGTTCCTTCAGAACGACTAGCAAATTTATGTATCGAACACAGTGATTTTGAAACTGCTCTTCGCATTACTCAGCCATCAGCCAAAAGAGAAGGTTTTGCAACTGTACCTGATGTTACATGGGATGATGTCGGTTCTTTACGAGATATTAGAGAAGAATTACAAATGGCTATATTAGTAAGTACATTTATATGTGTTAGAAGAATTTGAATCATTTTATATACGTTTAAACATAAtaatgaaaagaatattttttattaatgttctcgtaacttttctttttatttaatattctagGCCCCTGTTCGACATTCCGAACATTTTACAGCCTTAGGATTAACAACACCCACTGGAGTACTATTATGTGGTCCACCTGGATGTGGTAAAACATTGTTAGCTAAAGCTATTGCAAATGAAGCTggtatcaattttatttctgttAAAGGGCCAGAACTTTTAAATATGGTAATAATTCCAGTTATTAAAATGGATGTGTGCGCACATTGCAACGTATTGTTGGTTTAAAGTAACTAAAATATAGCTATTAgataatttgtttttctttttattttagtaCGTTGGTGAAAGTGAAAAAGCAGTTCGACAATGTTTTCTCCGAGCACGGAATTCCGCACCTTGTGTTATATTTTTTGACGAGTTGGATGCTTTGTGCCCAAGGCGATCAGAGGGTGATATTTCTGCTACTTCGCGTGTTGTTAATCAAATGCTTACGGAAATGGATGGAATAGAAGGACGTCAAGGAGTATTTTTAATGGCTGCAAGTAATAGACCTGATATTATTGACCCAGCAGTGTTGAGACCAGGAAGATTGGATAAAATTTTGTACGTTGACTTGCCTACTGCAACAGATCGTGTTGATATTTTAAGAGCACTAACAAAGGTATTCTGTGCATCATTTATTAATCATAAAATGTTTTTAAGGAGTTTGTTGCTTTCACAAAGAAATTTGTATTCATAGAATGCAACTAAACCAAAATTAGCTGCAGATGTAAACCTTGAACAAATAGGATATAACAGTAAGTGCGATGGTTACACTGGGGCAGATTTAGCAGCTTTGATCAGAGAAGCCGGAGTAGAAGCATTAAGAGAACTATTGGATATACATTACACGGGTCGACCAGAAATCTCTATGCGACATATCGTATCTGCGTTTGATAAAATAAGGCCGTCCGTACAAGAGAAAGTAAATATTATCAGttattgttaataaaattaaatgcatTTTTGTTTGCAAATGGAGGTAATTAACAACACATTACCAACTTACAGGATATCAAAcattatgaaaaattgaaaaaattatattcgattaaaaaaaaatctgaTGATACTCTCATGGAAACTCCAACAGATGCAGTTATAGTAGATGTAGTTATGGAACCTATGgaaacgtgaaataaaaataagaagtaTCTACGTAAAAATCTTCCATTACAAAATACTCTTCAAAACCGATAACGATGAATCTAAAATAAGTATACACTATTTGCCTTGACTTTATTTTTGTAGTTAAGGCATCTTAGTGTTCATCTCTGATGAGCAACAAAAGTAGTTATAATATTAGACTTTGGTTTACTGTTTGAAAGTAAAAGCTAAAATCTATatacttctttattttttaaacaccgGACATTGCGCTACAAAAGTTGTCTTagtaatttttcataaatatatatgtatctatGAAACTTTTATaaagttaaataaaatttatgttcAATATATATACTCgagtaatttaaataatcgtttcca encodes:
- the Smid gene encoding nuclear valosin-containing protein-like smid, with translation MTSDMRKMQKVGKLNSSIDIIPLQGSSGDYRSKAMNNKHKVDTSHKFLRDQLLMSRVQTYMHENESKVYIDVNEMADALQKKYRDYRIKKRGPFRTLVRTAYDELTEMFANKYGSREWSACDDEDDEEEVDVESDPRRTMLSGMLLKMYKKSRNKQNGNSSDKELIDISSDDDVSKVESNSCNKMNKPEIVEKSLQEKPGPSSHVDKPEPAKEIEQPRISVKDTRQITTTTAEQFTRKRQRDKDTDNSQFIFMKKVKGVPVSEPKVTFSDMGGCDKVLKTVCKLLAHMKHPEIFKQLGISPPRGFLLHGPPGCGKTLLGHAIAGELGIPLLKVAAPELVAGVSGESEARIRELFEQALALSPCVIFLDEIDAVAPHRATAQREMERRIVAQLLSCLDELSLKENGIGVLVLGATNRPDSLDPALRRAGRFDHEVCLGIPNRDARTKILTVHTEKVALAPNVSLSTIASLTPGFVGADLVALIREAAMAAVDRILEDINRSEPDTKSAESREVNSDTEKESQNFQNSGNLDEEITVESPTSDQNNVSKLNKTNNPESPQATVEMDVQENSKSPDLAGLLTWLRNDPPVPSERLANLCIEHSDFETALRITQPSAKREGFATVPDVTWDDVGSLRDIREELQMAILAPVRHSEHFTALGLTTPTGVLLCGPPGCGKTLLAKAIANEAGINFISVKGPELLNMYVGESEKAVRQCFLRARNSAPCVIFFDELDALCPRRSEGDISATSRVVNQMLTEMDGIEGRQGVFLMAASNRPDIIDPAVLRPGRLDKILYVDLPTATDRVDILRALTKNATKPKLAADVNLEQIGYNSKCDGYTGADLAALIREAGVEALRELLDIHYTGRPEISMRHIVSAFDKIRPSVQEKDIKHYEKLKKLYSIKKKSDDTLMETPTDAVIVDVVMEPMET